The sequence below is a genomic window from Streptococcus oralis.
AATTAAAGAGACAGGGTCAAAACGCTAACGGCTATAGTCAGGCATTTTTACTGGGGTTGACCTTTAGTTTTGCTTGGACGCCGTGCGTGGGGCCAGTTCTGGGGTCTGTTTTGGCCTTGGCGGCTTCAGGTGGTTCAGGAGCTTGGCAGGGAGCTGGTCTCATGTTGGTTTACACGCTGGGTTTGGCGCTACCATTTTTGGTTCTAGCTCTCGCCTCCAGCTATGTTTTGAAACATTTCCGAAAACTCCATCCTTATCTCGGAACCCTCAAAAAAGTCGGTGGTTTCCTCATTATCCTGATGGGAATCTTGGTGCTTTTGGGAAATGCTTCCATTTTGACTACATTATTTGAATAGAGAGGAAAAAGAAATGAAAAAATGGCAAACATGTCTCCTTGGAGTAGGCTCAATCTGTTGCTTGGCAGCCTGTTCGGCTAAAAACATGGCAGACGAGTCTACTATGAAGGAGCAAACCAAAACAGAACAAGTCAGTTCGCAAACTGCCACCAAGGGTCAGGCAGTCGCTGATTTTGAACTAACAGGAGTCGATGGCAAGACCTATCGCTTGTCTGATTACAAGGGCAAGAAAGTCTATCTTAAATTCTGGGCTTCTTGGTGTTCTATCTGTCTAGCTAGTCTTCCAGATACGGACGAAATTGCTAAGGATGCTGGTGATGACTACGTGGTCTTAACAGTGGTGTCTCCTGGTCACAAGGGAGAACAAGCTGAAGCGGACTTTAAGAACTGGTACAAGGGCTTGGATTATAAAAATTTCCCAGTTCTAATTGATCCATCAGGTAAACTCTTGGAAAGTTATGGTGTCCGTTCTTATCCAACTCAAGCCTTTATAGACAAGGAAGGCAAGCTGGTCAAAACACAACCAGGTTTTATGGATAAGGATATGATTTTAAAAGAATTGAAAGAAATGGGGTAGAGAAAGGCCATGAATGATAAAGTAAAATTTTTTGTCTTGGCAGGGGTCATTCTTCTAGCCATAACCGGTTTCTATTTTCTATTAATGCGAAATGCAGGGCAGACAGATAGCTCGCAAATTGAGAAAACATCAGTTAGCCAAGGAGGAAAAACAGTGAAAAAAACAGAAGTGAGCAAAGACGCAGACTTGCACGAAATTTATCTAGCTGGAGGATGTTTCTGGGGAGTGGAGGAATACTTCTCACGCGTGCCTGGAGTGACAGATGCCGTTTCAGGCTATGCAAACGGTAGAGGGGAAACAACCAAGTACGAATTGATTAACCAAACAGGACATGCAGAGACTGTTCATGTTACCTATGATGCTAATCAAATTTCCCTCAAGGAAATTCTTCTTCATTACTTCCGCATTATCAATCCAACCAGCAAAAATAAACAAGGGAATGATGTGGGGACCCAGTATCGTACCGGTGTTTATTACACAGATGACAAGGATTTAGAGGTGATTAACCAAGTCTTTGATGAGGTGGCTAAGAAATACGACCAACCTCTGGCAGTTGAAAAGGAAAACTTGAAGAATTTTGTGGTGGCTGAGGATTATCACCAAGACTACCTCAAGAAAAATCCAAATGGCTACTGTCATATCAATGTCAATCAGGCGGCCTACCCTGTCATTGATGCCAGCAAATATCCTAAACCAAGCGATGAAGAATTGAAAAAGACCTTGTCACCTGAGGAGTATGCAGTTACCCAGAAAAATCAAACAGAACGAGCTTTTTCAAACCGCTACTGGGATAAATTTGAATCCGGTATCTATGTGGATGTAGCAACTGGCGAACCCCTCTTTTCATCAAAGGACAAGTTTGAGTCTGGTTGTGGTTGGCCTAGTTTCACCCAACCAATCAGTCCAGATGTTGCCACCTACAAGGAAGATAAGTCTTACAATATGACACGCATGGAAGTAAGAAGCCGAGTTGGAGATTCTCACCTTGGCCATGTCTTTACAGATGGGCCTCAGGACAAGGGTGGCTTACGCTACTGTATCAATAGCCTTTCTATCCGCTTTATTCCTAAAGATCAAATGGCAGAAAAAGGTTATGCCTATTTACTAGATTATGTTGATTAAGAAGTCTTTCCTAAGCAGTTAGAGGAGAATTTTGCTATACTGATACTAGTAAGTGGTAAAGGAGCAGAGCATGACCTACACAATCTTAATCGTAGAAGATGAGTATCTGGTAAGACAAGGCTTGACCAAGCTGGTCAATGTAGCGGCCTACGATATGGAAATCATCGGTCAGGCTGAAAATGGAAGACAGGCTTGGGATTT
It includes:
- the ccdA2 gene encoding thiol-disulfide oxidoreductase-associated membrane protein CcdA2 — protein: MDNVIFFISVFLAGILSFFSPCILPLLPVYAGVLLDDKDGAQASSEKFSISLVSLLRTLAFIAGISFIFILLGYGAGFLGNLLYASWFQYVTGAIIILLGLHQMDVLHLQGLYKERRLQLKRQGQNANGYSQAFLLGLTFSFAWTPCVGPVLGSVLALAASGGSGAWQGAGLMLVYTLGLALPFLVLALASSYVLKHFRKLHPYLGTLKKVGGFLIILMGILVLLGNASILTTLFE
- a CDS encoding redoxin family protein, encoding MKKWQTCLLGVGSICCLAACSAKNMADESTMKEQTKTEQVSSQTATKGQAVADFELTGVDGKTYRLSDYKGKKVYLKFWASWCSICLASLPDTDEIAKDAGDDYVVLTVVSPGHKGEQAEADFKNWYKGLDYKNFPVLIDPSGKLLESYGVRSYPTQAFIDKEGKLVKTQPGFMDKDMILKELKEMG
- the msrB gene encoding peptide-methionine (R)-S-oxide reductase MsrB, coding for MNDKVKFFVLAGVILLAITGFYFLLMRNAGQTDSSQIEKTSVSQGGKTVKKTEVSKDADLHEIYLAGGCFWGVEEYFSRVPGVTDAVSGYANGRGETTKYELINQTGHAETVHVTYDANQISLKEILLHYFRIINPTSKNKQGNDVGTQYRTGVYYTDDKDLEVINQVFDEVAKKYDQPLAVEKENLKNFVVAEDYHQDYLKKNPNGYCHINVNQAAYPVIDASKYPKPSDEELKKTLSPEEYAVTQKNQTERAFSNRYWDKFESGIYVDVATGEPLFSSKDKFESGCGWPSFTQPISPDVATYKEDKSYNMTRMEVRSRVGDSHLGHVFTDGPQDKGGLRYCINSLSIRFIPKDQMAEKGYAYLLDYVD